In Callithrix jacchus isolate 240 chromosome 18, calJac240_pri, whole genome shotgun sequence, one DNA window encodes the following:
- the PRUNE1 gene encoding exopolyphosphatase PRUNE1 isoform X3, which yields MHCTRLASSPSSLSTIISYQRTIVLDCVNMDLKIGKATPKDSKYVEKLEALFPDLPKRNDIFDSLQKAKFDVSGLTTEQMLRKDQKTIYRQGIKVAISAIYMDLEAFLQRSNLLAELHAFCQAHSYDVLVAMTIFFDIHNEPVRQLAIFCPHVALRTTICEVLEHSQSPPLKLTPTSSIHPNLHAYLQGNTQVSRKKLLPLLQEALSAYFDSTKIPSGQPETVDVSREQVDKELDRASNSLISGLSQDEEDPPLPPTPMNSLVDECPLDQGLPKLSAEAVFEKCSQISLSQSTTASLSKK from the exons GAACCATCGTCCTGGACTGTGTCAACATGGACCTTAAAATTGGAAAGGCAACCCCAAAGGACAGCAAATATGTGGAGAAACTAGAGGCCCTTTTCCCAgatctacccaagagaaatgataTCTTTGATTCCCTGCAAAAGGCAAAGTTTGATGTATCAG GACTGACCACTGAGCAGATGCTGAGAAAGGACCAGAAGACTATCTATAGACAAGGCATCAAGGTGGCGATTAGTGCAATATATATGGATTTGGAG GCCTTTCTGCAGAGGTCTAACCTCCTTGCAGAACTCCATGCTTTCTGCCAGGCTCACAGCTACGACGTCCTGGTCGCCATGACTATCTTTTTCGACATTCACAATGAGCCAGTGCGGCAGTTGGCTATTTTCTGTCCCCATGTGGCACTCCGAACAACG ATCTGTGAAGTCCTGGAACACTCCCAGTCTCCGCCCCTGAAGCTGACCCCTACCTCAAGCATCCACCCTAACCTCCATGCCTATCTTCAAGGCAACACCCAGGTCTCTCGAAAGAAACTTCTGCCCCTGCTCCAGGAAGCCCTGTCAGCATATTTTGACTCCACGAAGATCCCTTCAGGACAGCCTGAGACAGTGGATGTGTCCAGGGAGCAGGTGGACAAGGAATTGGACAGAGCAAGTAACTCCCTGATTTCTGGACTGAGTCAAGATGAGGAGGACCCTCCGCTGCCCCCCACACCCATGAACAGCTTGGTGGATGAGTGCCCTCTGGATCAGGGGCTGCCTAAACTGTCCGCTGAGGCGGTCTTCGAGAAGTGCAGTCAGATCTCACTGTCACAATCAACCACTGCCTCCCTGTCCAAGAAGTGA
- the BNIPL gene encoding bcl-2/adenovirus E1B 19 kDa-interacting protein 2-like protein isoform X2 — protein MGTIQEAGKKTLDVGVRESGEAAELGAALRRGELELKEEWQDEEFPRLLPEEVGPSEDPEEPKGDSQAGTPLTLALCGQRPMRKRLSAPELRLSLTKGPGNDGVSPTQSAPSSPDGSSDLEVDELETPSDSEQLDSGHEFEWEDELPRADGLGASEAAERLGQGCMWDVAGEDGHHWRVFRMGPREQRVDMTVIEPYKKVLSHGGYHGDGLNAVILFASCYLPRSSVPNYTYIMEHLFRLRKNLRALVVVHATWYVKAFLALLRPFISSKFTRKIRFLDSLEELAQLISLDQVHIPEAVRRLDRDLHGSGGT, from the exons ATGGGAACCATACAAGAGGCAGGAAAAAAGACCTTAGATGTTGG GGTCAGGGAGAGTGGAGAAGCAGCAGAACTAGGAGCAGCCCTGAGACGTGGGGAATTGGAGCTGAAGGAGGAATGGCAGGATGAAGAATTCCCTAG ATTGCTTCCTGAGGAGGTTGGACCTTCTGAAGATCCTGAAGAGCCTAAAGGAGACTCACAGGCAG GTACCCCCCTCACTTTAGCCCTGTGTGGCCAGCGCCCCATGCGGAAGCGTCTTTCTGCCCCAGAGTTGCGACTGAGTCTGACTAAGGGGCCTGGAAATGATGGAGTTTCGCCCACCCAATCTGCACCTTCCTCTCCTGATGGGAGTTCTGACCTGGAAGTAGACGAATTAGAGACACCTTCAGACTCGGAGCAGCTGGACAGTGGACATGAATTTGAATGGGAAG ATGAGTTACCCCGGGCAGACGGTCTGGGCGCCAGTGAGGCAGCTGAAAGGCTGGGCCAAGGCTGTATGTGGGATGTGGCTGGAGAAGATGGACATCACTGGAGGGTTTTCCGAATGGGACCACGGGAGCAGCGTGTGGACATGACTGTCATTGAACCCTATAAGAAAGTCCTGTCTCATGGAG GTTACCACGGTGATGGCCTCAATGCTGTCATCCTTTTTGCTTCCTGTTATCTACCCAGAAGCAGTGTCCCCAACTACACCTACATCATGGAACACCTGTTTAG GCTGCGAAAAAACCTGCGAGCCCTGGTGGTTGTGCACGCTACGTGGTATGTGAAGGCATTTCTGGCCCTGCTTCGGCCCTTCATCAG tTCCAAATTCACacgaaaaatccgttttctggaCAGCCTGGAGGAGCTGGCCCAACTCATATCCCTGGATCAAGTCCACATCCCTGAAGCTGTCAGACG gCTGGACCGGGATCTCCATGGCTCAGGAGGGACCTAG
- the CDC42SE1 gene encoding CDC42 small effector protein 1 isoform X1 — MPGAKRERAIPGAPAWVPGPHRGVHSPQGRRPSGSAEPPPTPRTVQCLRSPEGSSALGSEPDGFRNRVAAASALSRPHLCRLALCSPAAPRSRPGKPTLAGKEESPSPPPAVAGRLDAGEEQKKKRRRIDRTMIGEPMNFVHLTHIGSGEMGAGDGLAMTGAVQEQMRSKGSRDRPWSNSRGL, encoded by the exons ATGCCTGGCGCTAAAAGGGAACGTGCGATTCCGGGGGCCCCAGCTTGGGTGCCAGGCCCTCATCGAGGTGTCCATTCTCCGCAGGGGCGGCGGCCTTCGGGGTCTGCAGAGCCCCCTCCCACGCCGCGCACAGTGCAGTGCCTCCGCAGTCCAGAGGGGAGCAGTGCGCTCGGCTCAGAGCCGGACGGGTTTCGTAATCGCGTCGCCGCCGCTTCCGCCCTCAGCCGGCCCCACCTCTGCCGGCTCGCCCTCTGCTCCCCCGCTGCGCCGCGGAGCCGGCCCGGGAAGCCCACACTGGCGGGCAAGGAGGagagcccctcacccccaccagcTGTAGCTGGACGTCTGGATGCCGGAGAAGAGCAG aagaagaagagaagacgGATTGACCGGACCATGATTGGGGAACCAATGAATTTTGTCCACCTGACTCACATTGGCTCTGGGGAGATGGGAGCCGGAGATGGGCTTGCCATG ACAGGTGCAGTTCAGGAGCAGATGAGATCCAAGGGAAGCCGAGATAGGCCATGGAGCAATTCTAGGGGCTTATAG
- the MLLT11 gene encoding protein AF1q: MRDPVSSQYSSFLFWRMPIPELDLSELEGLGLSDTSTYKIKDSSVDKMIGQATGAKQEKNPEGDALLEYSTFNFWRAPIASIHSFELDLL, encoded by the coding sequence ATGAGGGACCCTGTGAGCAGCCAATATAGCTCCTTTCTTTTCTGGAGGATGCCCATCCCAGAACTGGATCTGTCGGAGCTGGAAGGCCTGGGTCTGTCAGATACATCCACGTACAAGATCAAGGACAGCAGCGTTGACAAAATGATCGGGCAAGCAACGGGAGCAAAGCAGGAGAAAAACCCTGAAGGTGATGCCCTCCTTGAGTACAGCACCTTCAACTTCTGGAGAGCTCCCATTGCCAGCATCCACTCCTTCGAATTGGACTTGCTCTAA
- the CDC42SE1 gene encoding CDC42 small effector protein 1 isoform X2, producing the protein MPGAKRERAIPGAPAWVPGPHRGVHSPQGRRPSGSAEPPPTPRTVQCLRSPEGSSALGSEPDGFRNRVAAASALSRPHLCRLALCSPAAPRSRPGKPTLAGKEESPSPPPAVAGRLDAGEEQGSKSEEDITLCLPAHLSPWSSSSLWVSDTNLHCSVKASRPLSLDPSS; encoded by the exons ATGCCTGGCGCTAAAAGGGAACGTGCGATTCCGGGGGCCCCAGCTTGGGTGCCAGGCCCTCATCGAGGTGTCCATTCTCCGCAGGGGCGGCGGCCTTCGGGGTCTGCAGAGCCCCCTCCCACGCCGCGCACAGTGCAGTGCCTCCGCAGTCCAGAGGGGAGCAGTGCGCTCGGCTCAGAGCCGGACGGGTTTCGTAATCGCGTCGCCGCCGCTTCCGCCCTCAGCCGGCCCCACCTCTGCCGGCTCGCCCTCTGCTCCCCCGCTGCGCCGCGGAGCCGGCCCGGGAAGCCCACACTGGCGGGCAAGGAGGagagcccctcacccccaccagcTGTAGCTGGACGTCTGGATGCCGGAGAAGAGCAG GGTTCCAAGTCTGAGGAAGACATAACCTTGTGCCTGCCTGCCCACCTCTCTCCCTGGTCCTCTtcatctctctgggtctcagacACTAACCTTCACTGCTCAGTTAAGGCTTCCAGGCCACTTTCTCTGGACCCATCCAGCTGA
- the C18H1orf56 gene encoding protein MENT isoform X1 has protein sequence MVPAAGPLLCALLLSLGPRAAGAQGLTQTPTTMQQVSVRLGSPMTRRYRSTARTGLPRKTRIILEDENDAMANADRLAGPAAAELLAATLSTGFSQLSSSSEEDGSLEEGVVISAGKDYPSRALPTTTPGTAGSSSTTFVANSQEPEIRLTTSLPRSTWRSTGDLPGSEPTLSQWSTAGSTPSRWPSRSPTATSMPPPEDLQLVLMPWGPWHCHCKSGTMSRTRSGKLHGLSGRLRVGALSELRTEHKPCTYQQCPCNRLREECPLDTSLCTDTNCASQSTTGTTVTSPPTIHLRSGPSLPPTSPCPALAFWKQVRTGLEDIWNSLSSVFTEMQPIDRNQR, from the exons ATGGTCCCCGCCGCCGGCCCGCTGCTCTGTGCCCTGCTGCTGAGTCTGGGTCCCCGGGCGGCAGGGGCCCAAGGCCTGACCCAGACTCCGACCACAATGCAGCAGGTGAGCGTACGCCTGGGGAGCCCCATGACCCGCCGCTACCGGAGCACCGCCCGGACCGGTCTTCCCCGAAAGACAAGGATAATCCTAGAGGACGAGAACGATGCCATGGCCAACGCCGACCGCCTGGCTGGCCCGGCGGCTGCCGAGCTCTTGGCCGCCACGCTATCCACAGGCTTTAGCCAGTTGTCCTCCAGCAGCGAGGAGGATGGGTCTTTGGAAGAGGGGGTTGTGATTAGTGCCGGAAAGGATTACCCCAGCAGAGCGCTTCCCACTACGACTCCCGGTACAGCGGGGAGTTCCAGCACGACATTCGTAGCCAATAGTCAGGAACCCGAAATCAGGCTGACCACGAGCCTGCCGCGCTCCACCTGGAGGTCTACTGGGGACCTGCCAGGCTCGGAGCCCACCCTGAGCCAGTGGTCCACAGCCGGGTCTACCCCGAGCCGGTGGCCGTCACGCTCGCCCACAGCCACATCCATGCCCCCTCCTGAGGATCTGCAGTTGGTACTCATGCCCTGGGGCCCGTGGCACTGCCACTGCAAGTCGGGCACCATGAGCCGGACCCGGTCTGGGAAGCTGCACGGCCTTTCCGGGCGCCTTCGAGTTGGGGCGCTGAGCGAACTCCGCACGGAGCACAAGCCTTGCACCTACCAGCAATGTCCCTGCAACCGACTTCGGGAAGAGTGCCCCCTGGACACAAGTCTCTGTACTGACACCAACTGTGCCTCTCAGAGCACTACCGGGACCACCGTTACCTCCCCTCCCACCATCCATCTCAGAAGCGGTCCCAGCCTACCACCAACcagcccctgcccagccctggctTTTTGGAAACAGGTCAGGACTGGCCTGGAGGATATTTGGAATAGCCTCTCTTCAGTGTTCACAGAGATGCAACCA ATAGACAGAAACCAGAGGTAA
- the BNIPL gene encoding bcl-2/adenovirus E1B 19 kDa-interacting protein 2-like protein isoform X1, translated as MGTIQEAGKKTLDVGVRESGEAAELGAALRRGELELKEEWQDEEFPRLLPEEVGPSEDPEEPKGDSQAGTPLTLALCGQRPMRKRLSAPELRLSLTKGPGNDGVSPTQSAPSSPDGSSDLEVDELETPSDSEQLDSGHEFEWEDELPRADGLGASEAAERLGQGCMWDVAGEDGHHWRVFRMGPREQRVDMTVIEPYKKVLSHGGYHGDGLNAVILFASCYLPRSSVPNYTYIMEHLFRYMVGTLELLVAENYLLVHLSGGTSRAQVPPLSWIRQCYRTLDRRLRKNLRALVVVHATWYVKAFLALLRPFISSKFTRKIRFLDSLEELAQLISLDQVHIPEAVRRLDRDLHGSGGT; from the exons ATGGGAACCATACAAGAGGCAGGAAAAAAGACCTTAGATGTTGG GGTCAGGGAGAGTGGAGAAGCAGCAGAACTAGGAGCAGCCCTGAGACGTGGGGAATTGGAGCTGAAGGAGGAATGGCAGGATGAAGAATTCCCTAG ATTGCTTCCTGAGGAGGTTGGACCTTCTGAAGATCCTGAAGAGCCTAAAGGAGACTCACAGGCAG GTACCCCCCTCACTTTAGCCCTGTGTGGCCAGCGCCCCATGCGGAAGCGTCTTTCTGCCCCAGAGTTGCGACTGAGTCTGACTAAGGGGCCTGGAAATGATGGAGTTTCGCCCACCCAATCTGCACCTTCCTCTCCTGATGGGAGTTCTGACCTGGAAGTAGACGAATTAGAGACACCTTCAGACTCGGAGCAGCTGGACAGTGGACATGAATTTGAATGGGAAG ATGAGTTACCCCGGGCAGACGGTCTGGGCGCCAGTGAGGCAGCTGAAAGGCTGGGCCAAGGCTGTATGTGGGATGTGGCTGGAGAAGATGGACATCACTGGAGGGTTTTCCGAATGGGACCACGGGAGCAGCGTGTGGACATGACTGTCATTGAACCCTATAAGAAAGTCCTGTCTCATGGAG GTTACCACGGTGATGGCCTCAATGCTGTCATCCTTTTTGCTTCCTGTTATCTACCCAGAAGCAGTGTCCCCAACTACACCTACATCATGGAACACCTGTTTAG GTATATGGTGGGAACGCTGGAGCTGCTAGTAGCTGAAAATTACCTGCTTGTTCATTTGAGTGGAGGCACAAGCAGGGCCCAAGTTCCACCTCTGAGCTGGATACGCCAGTGTTACCGCACCCTGGATCGGCG GCTGCGAAAAAACCTGCGAGCCCTGGTGGTTGTGCACGCTACGTGGTATGTGAAGGCATTTCTGGCCCTGCTTCGGCCCTTCATCAG tTCCAAATTCACacgaaaaatccgttttctggaCAGCCTGGAGGAGCTGGCCCAACTCATATCCCTGGATCAAGTCCACATCCCTGAAGCTGTCAGACG gCTGGACCGGGATCTCCATGGCTCAGGAGGGACCTAG
- the C18H1orf56 gene encoding protein MENT isoform X2, producing the protein MVPAAGPLLCALLLSLGPRAAGAQGLTQTPTTMQQVSVRLGSPMTRRYRSTARTGLPRKTRIILEDENDAMANADRLAGPAAAELLAATLSTGFSQLSSSSEEDGSLEEGVVISAGKDYPSRALPTTTPGTAGSSSTTFVANSQEPEIRLTTSLPRSTWRSTGDLPGSEPTLSQWSTAGSTPSRWPSRSPTATSMPPPEDLQLVLMPWGPWHCHCKSGTMSRTRSGKLHGLSGRLRVGALSELRTEHKPCTYQQCPCNRLREECPLDTSLCTDTNCASQSTTGTTVTSPPTIHLRSGPSLPPTSPCPALAFWKQVRTGLEDIWNSLSSVFTEMQPT; encoded by the exons ATGGTCCCCGCCGCCGGCCCGCTGCTCTGTGCCCTGCTGCTGAGTCTGGGTCCCCGGGCGGCAGGGGCCCAAGGCCTGACCCAGACTCCGACCACAATGCAGCAGGTGAGCGTACGCCTGGGGAGCCCCATGACCCGCCGCTACCGGAGCACCGCCCGGACCGGTCTTCCCCGAAAGACAAGGATAATCCTAGAGGACGAGAACGATGCCATGGCCAACGCCGACCGCCTGGCTGGCCCGGCGGCTGCCGAGCTCTTGGCCGCCACGCTATCCACAGGCTTTAGCCAGTTGTCCTCCAGCAGCGAGGAGGATGGGTCTTTGGAAGAGGGGGTTGTGATTAGTGCCGGAAAGGATTACCCCAGCAGAGCGCTTCCCACTACGACTCCCGGTACAGCGGGGAGTTCCAGCACGACATTCGTAGCCAATAGTCAGGAACCCGAAATCAGGCTGACCACGAGCCTGCCGCGCTCCACCTGGAGGTCTACTGGGGACCTGCCAGGCTCGGAGCCCACCCTGAGCCAGTGGTCCACAGCCGGGTCTACCCCGAGCCGGTGGCCGTCACGCTCGCCCACAGCCACATCCATGCCCCCTCCTGAGGATCTGCAGTTGGTACTCATGCCCTGGGGCCCGTGGCACTGCCACTGCAAGTCGGGCACCATGAGCCGGACCCGGTCTGGGAAGCTGCACGGCCTTTCCGGGCGCCTTCGAGTTGGGGCGCTGAGCGAACTCCGCACGGAGCACAAGCCTTGCACCTACCAGCAATGTCCCTGCAACCGACTTCGGGAAGAGTGCCCCCTGGACACAAGTCTCTGTACTGACACCAACTGTGCCTCTCAGAGCACTACCGGGACCACCGTTACCTCCCCTCCCACCATCCATCTCAGAAGCGGTCCCAGCCTACCACCAACcagcccctgcccagccctggctTTTTGGAAACAGGTCAGGACTGGCCTGGAGGATATTTGGAATAGCCTCTCTTCAGTGTTCACAGAGATGCAACCA ACttga
- the CDC42SE1 gene encoding CDC42 small effector protein 1 isoform X3 gives MSEFWHKLGCCVVEKPQPKKKRRRIDRTMIGEPMNFVHLTHIGSGEMGAGDGLAMTGAVQEQMRSKGSRDRPWSNSRGL, from the exons ATGAGTGAATTTTGGCACAAACTGGGCTGCTGTGTGGTAGAGAAACCCCAGCCG aagaagaagagaagacgGATTGACCGGACCATGATTGGGGAACCAATGAATTTTGTCCACCTGACTCACATTGGCTCTGGGGAGATGGGAGCCGGAGATGGGCTTGCCATG ACAGGTGCAGTTCAGGAGCAGATGAGATCCAAGGGAAGCCGAGATAGGCCATGGAGCAATTCTAGGGGCTTATAG